The following nucleotide sequence is from Geotrypetes seraphini chromosome 10, aGeoSer1.1, whole genome shotgun sequence.
tatacttccattggagttccgttctatcccaatccctgtaaaccgtgctgagctccacattgtggagatgatacggtatataaactagagaatgacacggtgaaaaaattggtccccgtctcaccatccccgtcaccgccccgtccccgtctcaccaaccccgtcaccgccccgtccccgtctcaccatcctcttcaccgccccgtcaccgccactgccaccccattcaccgccccgtcaccgccactgcaatcccattcacttttctttatttacgtataaaggaaacattctttaaaactttaaaacttagttaaatattagttaataactatacaaaaacaaaacacgcagagaaaaaattaattaataaaaattctcaaaactgacacattttgatcactaaatttaaaatagttatttttcatacagtttttcaatcactaatcttccaccacccctggggctagcaatgcaaaaacaaacacgacatgtactttaaatgctgccgtgattagcatagtgaccgcggctacggctgcaagtctcccctccccccagcgatcacggcaggagggcacccaacccctcctgtagacccccccaacggcactcccgacaatcgcagcagaagggtacccaacccctcctgccggtcctcccaatggcctcccctaagatcgccggcaggagggtacccaacccctcctgctggacccccccccaacgaaccctcccaccccggaacccccttagtcttacttttcaagttggaccggacagctcctcgctcgtctggctagcaggcctgcctccgtccaaatgaggcgggcccgcccctcccctgcctcccaatggcctcccctaagatcgccggcaggagggtacccaacccctcctgctggaccccccccccaacgaaccctcccaccccggaacccccttagtcttacttttcaagttggaccggaaagctcctcgctcgtctggccagcaggcctgcctccgtccaaatgaggcgggcccgcccctaccctgcccaacccacaggatcctagggcctgattggtctaggcacctaaagccactcccgctataggaggggccttaggtgcttgggccaatcaggccctaggatcctgtgggttaggcaggggaggggaggggcgggcccgcctcatttggacggaggcaggcctgctggccagacgagcgaggagctgtccggtccaacttgaaaagtaagactaagggggttccggggtgggagggttcgttggggggggtccagcaggaggggttgggtaccctcctgccggcgatcttaggggaggccattgggaggcaggggaggggaggggcgggcccgcctcatttggacggaggcaggcctgctggccagacgagcgaggagctgtccggtccaacttgaaaagtaagactaagggggttccggggtgggagggttcgttgggggggggtccagcaggaggggttgggtaccctcctgccggcgatcttaggggaggccattgggaggaccggcaggaggggttgggtacccttctgctgcgattggcaggaagggttgaaatgacaaatgaggagcacggtgaaatagcggttcctagaagggggtacattggcccgcggggacaaacctgttcaccgtttccgcggtcggtgaatggccttgtccccgtcaccgcagcgactgctatttttcttccccgttttcggcggtgacctgcggcttaaatgcggtggccgcgggtaaaccgtcaccgtgtcattctctaatataaacccaagatttagtttagtttacacaaTAATATATCTGTTAAAActtgaatacatcacttgaatttccttATAATatcatttggtcattttaaaagtagctcgcaagccaaaaaagtgtgggcacccctgctctagagacaaGGAAATACCGACTAGAAAAGCCAGAAGAGGGAAGGCTGTTTTCCCTCCCTTTAAATGAGGGAGAAACAGCCCAAATTTAGaagttcagaaaaaaaaaccccccaaaaaaacaaagggATGGGGGGAGTCTCAGACTCCAAGTATTCACAGGCAGAAAAGAAATGAGGACAGGTGTGACTCAATTGGGCTAGGAGCTATTGTCACTAATGATGACAAAGAAATACTGTGGAACAGAGGGCAGgattaaatgtctacctcaatttaaatacttaaaaggtattaatatagaaccaaatgttttccagaaaggaaaatagtaaaacttgAGATTGCCATAATTTTGAGGCAGCAGGCATTTTTGGGGGTTAAGGGGCATcttgtcatggggggggggggggagctccttttttttttttttcaattgggcagttattttgcatgttttttaacaaccggcagaagccctgacagcagtgacaggaggctgcttctcctgtccgggctctgccccgactcaatcaCTCACTTGGAACAAGAGGATTtaactggccagactttacagtagatatcttgcaaacaacgggatggttggataggctggagtgagcttagatggcaacttcagcaattAGAACCTAGGACAATTCCAGGTGgatttagtctatggcccagaaatatcagagacaagttaatttaatcatgtatttttaatgagaataactaatgggcagactagatggaccgttcaggtctttatctgtagtCATTTACTGATACTCTATTGGTTCTCAATATGTTGGATTTGAAAATGGCACTGCCCAATAAGAAATTTTGAAatatacatttttattatttatttaaaaatttatatacagcATAAAtattgtggtttacaaaattacaagcatacatattaaaaatacatttttcaacagaacaaataaaataaaacattaacagtCGCATTAtgaaactgtgtcgagctccacttccgtatataaacttaaggcttagtttagttagtttttttttttttcaaattcatccaaaaagatggaaagacaatatcataaaaacatttacaggacggtaaggcttcagcagcaaatagcattagaGACCATCTGTGTATTCTGGATAGACAGCTGCAAAGAACTGCTTTAGCTGGCTGTTATTATGTAATTTCTTAAAGGCTAAACTCAGCATCAAATCAACATGACTGTACCTTACAAGTGTTATTTGCAGCAGATATAAGTATGGCCACTTCACATCATAGATAGTTAGGTAccattgactcatgttcgagCCTTAGCAacctgatgaattacagatctaaaaagaaactgATTTTGTGGTAGTCCAATAAGATCTTCCAGTGTCATCCcctggttgttttcaatgtgtccagccttctgattgcaggtcaccctctttgcctggttccttcgattttcccaaacatgatgtccttctccgaTGATCTTTCTGATGGTGtgattctagcaggctgccatcagcctctgcTGCAGTCATGCCCCTCCTCcaacatgataataataataaagatctgGGCAGTTCACAGCGAGAGAACTGAGGCATATCAGTAAAGATGCAAGATACAGTAGGAATCGGTCGGATTCAATgttatacaatacaataaaatacaacatgaTACAATGTAGAGTGAAGGAAAGCGAAGTCATTGCTTTAGTCTGGGATACTATTAGAAGTTACACAGAGGGGGTCCAAAGAGGGGCATATGCTGGaatgaggggaagaaataataggtctGAAAACAGAGATGGTGGATAAAGGAGGGTAGTtgtgaaaagaaaaggaaaaatggtggaccctggggtggtgggagagatgttggatgaaagtaTATTTGAGAAAAAGAAAGTTGGTGATCTGGGGATCCATCGCTGCAGCCGCTCTTTCATTCTTCAGGCCGTTGGCaacatgagtgaagtaaacacgcttTCTTAAAagtcactggctcccagtaatctctagggtttactttaaatgtgcctgcctaacatttaagatcttgcatcgcactcttcctcctttaattcctttgtcttggaattctgcaagacctgatattaccagatctatccaaaagttTAAATGGAGATGGAAGACAGATAAAGACGAAaccatcaaatgggcaggagacccaagcacaggggtgtccaatgtcggtcctcgagggccgcagtccagtcggattttcaggatttccccaatgaatatacatgaggtctatttgcatgcactgctttctttgtatgctaatagatctcatgcatattcattggggaaatcctgaggaCCGACAAGATCAAGAGAAAACAGAGCCTAGGATCAacatttgaataatgaccagacaacaaaaggtagaaaaaaataattttattttcaatgtcagatttgaaatgtggaccattggttttttattttgtttaggtAGGAGGAAGAGGCTACAAAATCTTTGAAAGGCTGAATGAAACGGACACATTTTCCCTGAATGGGGCAGGACCACTGGTGTGTCCATTTCCCCAAAGCAGATGTAAAAAGAAGGTTCGTTTGGCTTCCCTTGCAAAAGTGGCGGGAAAGCGCTAGTACTCCTGCGAGGGCTGCGCGCTCTTCTTGGGCGCCGCCGAGCCCGTCTTCTTGGGCAGCAGCACGGCCTGGATGTTGGGCAGGACCCCGCCTTGCGCGATGGTGACGCCGCCCAGCAGCTTGTTCAGCTCCTCGTCGTTGCGGACGGCCAGCTGCAGGTGGCGCGGGATGATGCGCGTCTTCTTGTTGTCCCGGGCCGCGTTGCCCGCCAGCTCCAGAATTTCGGCCGTCAGGTACTCGAGCACGGCGGCCAGGTAGACCGGGGCGCCGGCGCCCACCCGCTCCGCGTAGTTGCCCTTGCGCAAGAGGCGGTGCACGCGGCCGACGGGGAACTGCAGGCCGGCGCGGGACGAGCGCGACTTGGCTTTGGCGCGAGCCTTCCCGCCGCTCTTTCCTCTGCCCGACATGGCTGCCGACTGGCGCCTGGCCGCGCGGCGCTCACCCTTTGAATGCCGGCCGCCCTGGGCCCGAGCCTGCCGGGAACGGTAGTTCGCTGCGCCCAGCCGCCGCCCGCGCCGCCCTCTGCCGGGACCACAGCTCCCACACTGCCCCGCGCGCCCACTCGGCCGTTGCTCCGTTTGAACTGAATGGCGAAGGCGCCAATCCTCCCACGCATGCGCGCAGATGATGAAGGCTCCGCTCGCCTCGCCGGGCCCGGAGCTCCCGGAGCCGTGGCGCCTCTACCTGCTCGAGACCCGCCTCCGCACCTACAGCAACTGGCCCTTTACGGAGGGCTGCGCCTGCACCCCGGCCAGGGTAAGAGGTGGGGGGAGACTTAGGCAGGCGCCAACACGGTCCCTGCTCGGTAGAGCTAAGGCAGAATAAACGTCCTTGAGCGACGCGTGTCTTCAGTTGCTACCAAGACAGGGCGATTGCTGAAGGATGTGCCCCAATCCAAGTGTCCTAATGACAAAAGACACAGAagggtcagaccagaggcccaacaggtccaggaccaatcccttcttg
It contains:
- the LOC117367597 gene encoding histone H2A-like, with product MSGRGKSGGKARAKAKSRSSRAGLQFPVGRVHRLLRKGNYAERVGAGAPVYLAAVLEYLTAEILELAGNAARDNKKTRIIPRHLQLAVRNDEELNKLLGGVTIAQGGVLPNIQAVLLPKKTGSAAPKKSAQPSQEY